The DNA segment GGACCTGCTGCTGCACGGCGTCGGACCCGCCGACGCCACCGCGCTCGCCCTCGCCCACCGGGCGACCGCGGCGGGCGACCCCGAGGCCGTGGTCCGGATCGACGAGCACCTGTTCGCCACCAAACTGGGCCGCGAGATGCGCCAGGCCGCCACCCGGACCGGCCGCCAGCTCCTGGACCTGGGCCACGAGGTCTTCGGCCACCCGGAGATCGGCGACTACTACGACCGGGTGGTGCGCCGGGAGGCCCCCGGCACCCAGGCCGTGGCCGCGGGTGTCGTCTACGCGGCGACCGGCGTCCCGGTCCGGCAGGCCGTCGCCGCCGACCTGTTCGCGTTCTGCGTCAGCTTCGCGGGCGCCGCGCTGCGGCTGCGGCTGACCGATCACCGTACGACGCAGACCCTGATCAGGGGCGCGGTGCCGGTCATCGAGGCCACCGTCGAAGCGGCGCTGCGCCGGGAGCTGGACGACGTCGGCGCCACGGTCTTCGCCTCGGACGTCATGTCGGGCCGTCACGAACGCGCCGAGGCCCGGCTCTTCGCCAGCTGAACCCCCACGGGGGCCCCGCGTACCCCACGTACCCCCGCACCCCACACCCCTCCGCACCCCTCCGCACACCGAGGAGCACCATGGACGACAACGTACTGCGGGTCGGCATCGGCGGACCCGTCGGTTCCGGCAAGACCGCGCTCATCGAGGCGCTGGTGCCGGTACTGATCGCACACGGCCACCGCCCCGCCGTCATCACCAACGACATCTACACCCAGGAGGACGCCCAGCACGTCCGCCGCACCCTGGACGGCGTCCTGGAACCCGAGCGCGTCGTCGGCGTCGAGACGGGCGCCTGCCCGCACACCGCCGTCCGCGACGATCCGACGATGAACCTCGCGGCCGGCGCCGAGATGCTGGAGCGCTTCCCGGACACCGACACGCTGCTGTACGAGTCCGGCGGCGACAACCTCACCCTGACGTTCAGCCCGGCCCTGGTCGACCTGTTCATCTTCGTGCTCGACACGGCGGAGGGCGAGAAGATGCCCCGCAAGCGCGGCCCCGGCATCACCGACTCGGACCTCCTCGTCATCAACAAGATCGACATCGCGCAGTACGTGCGCACCGACATCAATGTCATGGAGGCCGACGCCCACCGCGTCCGGGGCGAGGGCCCCGTCGTCCTCACCGACTGCCTGACCGGCACCGGGGTGGACGAGATCGCCGGCTACCTCGCCTCGCGCCGCAAGGTGCTGATCTGACATGACGTTCGCCCCGCAGCGGCCGAAGGCCGGCCGGCTCACCGAGGAGTACTACACCGCCGTGCGCGTCCCCCCGGACGTCGCGGCCCTGGCCTCCGTCCCGGACACGCTGGCCCCCGGATCACCGGCCAAGGTCGGCATCCTCGACCTCGCCTTCGCCCTGCGGGGCGGGCGCACCGAACTCGTCGGGCGCTACCAGAAGACACCCCTGCAGATCATGCGGCCGCTGTGGATCGACCCCGCGCTGCCCGGCATGGCGTACGTCTACCTGATGGCGACCGGCGGCGGCGTCGCCCAGGCCGACCGCTACCGCATGGACTTCCGCTGCGGCCCGGACACCGAGGTCCACCTCACCACCCAGGCCGCCACCAAGATCTTCCGCATGGAGCACGACTACGCGACCCAGCGCGTGCACCTCACGGCCGACGCCGGCGCCTACGTCGAATACCTGCCCGATCCGCTGATCCCGTTCGCGGACGCGCGCTTCTACCAGACCACCGAGGTCACGGTGGCCCCCGGCGCCACCG comes from the Streptomyces sp. NBC_00525 genome and includes:
- a CDS encoding urease accessory protein UreF, with amino-acid sequence MYRKEGDITGEPGPAAATTATGLGPLLISLQLTDSAFPSGFYTLSHSLEGFAQAGAVDAESLPALLADLLLHGVGPADATALALAHRATAAGDPEAVVRIDEHLFATKLGREMRQAATRTGRQLLDLGHEVFGHPEIGDYYDRVVRREAPGTQAVAAGVVYAATGVPVRQAVAADLFAFCVSFAGAALRLRLTDHRTTQTLIRGAVPVIEATVEAALRRELDDVGATVFASDVMSGRHERAEARLFAS
- the ureG gene encoding urease accessory protein UreG; its protein translation is MDDNVLRVGIGGPVGSGKTALIEALVPVLIAHGHRPAVITNDIYTQEDAQHVRRTLDGVLEPERVVGVETGACPHTAVRDDPTMNLAAGAEMLERFPDTDTLLYESGGDNLTLTFSPALVDLFIFVLDTAEGEKMPRKRGPGITDSDLLVINKIDIAQYVRTDINVMEADAHRVRGEGPVVLTDCLTGTGVDEIAGYLASRRKVLI
- a CDS encoding urease accessory protein UreD, producing the protein MTFAPQRPKAGRLTEEYYTAVRVPPDVAALASVPDTLAPGSPAKVGILDLAFALRGGRTELVGRYQKTPLQIMRPLWIDPALPGMAYVYLMATGGGVAQADRYRMDFRCGPDTEVHLTTQAATKIFRMEHDYATQRVHLTADAGAYVEYLPDPLIPFADARFYQTTEVTVAPGATVLVGDTLTAGRLARGERHAYRMLATDLRIRRPDGTLLAVDILRLAPGRPGSGGVLGPGVFAGHDHVASLFAVTDRVPAARLADTLHEALAGLGVLYGVSVLPRDCGAWVRLLDDSPVRVAAAHEAAWHAVRRLLTGHPAPDLRKP